Sequence from the Nocardioides exalbidus genome:
TGAAGCCGTGGCCGTCGCCGAGGCTGGCGGCTGTCTCGGCACCTGCCTCGTTGACGTCGGCGATCATCACCTTCGCCCCGGCCGCGGCGAGCGCCCGGGCCATGCCCTCGCCCAGTCCCTGGGCGCCTCCCGTCACCAGTGCGACGCGGCCGGTCAGGTCCATTCCAGTCATCCGGGGCTCCTCGAAAATCGTCGAGCGGTGTGTGGTGACCATCACAGTGGCCCCGCTTCTTGACGACTGTCAAGGAAATCTTTGGACACATGTCAAGAAAACGAGTGAAGGCGTAGGATCGCCCCATGAGCCCGTCGTCCGCACCCGCTGTCGCTGACCCCGCGGCGTCCGCTGCGGCCCGCGCGAGCAAGCACGACAACCGGCGCGACCAGCTCGCGGAGTCCGCGCTCGTCACGCTCGGCAAGCTCGGCTACGCCAAGACCTCGTTGCGCGAGATCGCCCAGCACTCACCGTTCTCGCACGGGGTCGTGCACTACTACTTCGCCGACAAGCAGGAGCTCATCACCTACTGCGTGCGCTACTACAAGCGCACGTGCGTGACGCGCTACGACGAGATTGTCGAGACCTCGACGTCCGCGGGCGAGCTCCAGTCGCGCTTCGCCGCGAAGCTCGCCGAGACCATCCGCGAGGAGGGTCCGATGCACCAGCTCTGGTACGACCTGCGCAACCAGTCGATGTTCGAACCGGCGCTGCGCGAGGTCGTCCTCGAGATCGACGGACAGCTCGAGGCGATGATCTGGCGCGTCGTGTCGCAGTACGCCGAGCTGGCGGAGAAGGAGCCCGCCCTCGACCCGTCGACGACCTACGGCATGCTCGACGGGCTCTTCGTGCAGACGCTCCTGTCGTGGGCCACCGGCCCCGAGGAGCACCGCGAGCACGCGCTCTCGATCCTCAGCGGCCGCGTCGACTCGCTGCTGCCGTCACTCCTCGCCTGACCCCGGGCACGCGAAAGGGCCGGCCCTGGAGGACCGGCCCTGCTCACGTGGTGTCGACGA
This genomic interval carries:
- a CDS encoding TetR/AcrR family transcriptional regulator; translation: MSPSSAPAVADPAASAAARASKHDNRRDQLAESALVTLGKLGYAKTSLREIAQHSPFSHGVVHYYFADKQELITYCVRYYKRTCVTRYDEIVETSTSAGELQSRFAAKLAETIREEGPMHQLWYDLRNQSMFEPALREVVLEIDGQLEAMIWRVVSQYAELAEKEPALDPSTTYGMLDGLFVQTLLSWATGPEEHREHALSILSGRVDSLLPSLLA